In the genome of Halapricum salinum, one region contains:
- the cofD gene encoding 2-phospho-L-lactate transferase, whose protein sequence is MVTFLSGGTGTPKLLAGADAVFDPAETTVVANTGDDIELGGHLVCPDVDTVLFLDGDVLDRETWWGIDGDTAATHDELRRLADAAGLASGPRYLSKSEQTTGRDISRWRRFSAVGEFMHIGDRDRAIHLTRTGLLDEGRSLTEATRTLADALGVDRPILPMSDDPVASLIHTPDGVQHFQEWWVARQGEPSVERVEFRGAEDARPTDAVLKALDDPVVIGPSNPVTSIGPMLALDDFREALESTPVVAVSPFVEDRVFSGPAAKLMAAEGMDPSTAGVAAAYPFADAFVLDEADGTELSRPVVRTDTELDTEADAERVASAVADALAEVTA, encoded by the coding sequence ATGGTGACGTTTCTCTCGGGCGGGACGGGCACGCCCAAACTCCTCGCGGGAGCCGACGCGGTCTTCGACCCCGCGGAGACGACCGTCGTCGCGAACACTGGCGACGATATCGAGTTAGGGGGCCATCTCGTCTGTCCGGACGTCGACACCGTTCTCTTTCTCGACGGTGACGTCCTCGACCGCGAGACCTGGTGGGGCATCGACGGCGACACCGCCGCGACCCACGACGAACTTCGTCGACTCGCGGACGCCGCGGGACTCGCTTCGGGTCCGCGATATCTCTCCAAAAGCGAGCAGACTACGGGTCGTGACATCTCGCGCTGGCGGCGCTTCTCTGCGGTCGGGGAGTTCATGCACATCGGCGACAGGGATCGGGCGATCCACCTCACCCGCACGGGGTTGCTCGACGAAGGTCGCTCTCTCACCGAGGCCACCCGGACGCTCGCCGACGCGCTCGGTGTCGACCGGCCGATCCTGCCGATGAGCGACGATCCCGTGGCGAGTCTGATCCACACGCCCGACGGCGTCCAGCACTTTCAGGAGTGGTGGGTCGCCCGTCAGGGCGAACCCAGCGTCGAGCGCGTCGAGTTTCGCGGTGCCGAGGACGCCCGGCCGACGGACGCAGTGCTGAAAGCGCTCGACGACCCGGTGGTGATCGGGCCGTCGAACCCGGTGACGAGTATCGGTCCCATGCTTGCGCTGGACGACTTCCGAGAGGCGCTCGAATCGACGCCCGTGGTCGCCGTCTCGCCGTTCGTCGAGGATCGGGTCTTCTCTGGTCCCGCCGCCAAACTCATGGCCGCCGAGGGGATGGATCCCTCGACGGCCGGCGTCGCGGCGGCATACCCCTTCGCGGACGCGTTCGTCCTCGACGAGGCTGACGGGACCGAACTGAGCCGGCCGGTCGTCCGGACCGACACCGAACTGGACACCGAAGCAGACGCCGAGCGGGTCGCGAGCGCGGTGGCGGACGCGCTCGCGGAGGTGACAGCGTGA
- a CDS encoding tRNA-dihydrouridine synthase, with the protein MSFDVQPRLALASLSGQSDVAWAAAGSEYAGAAFLGGIALDGPTREAARELVERDRTEFLPSDPFVFVDVQLAALDPIAVRPGFNVRASSAPPIREAARICASHDAIIEINAHCRQDEMCRAGAGESLLHDPARLAAQVRAASETGATVSVKVRTEVDGVDLPAVAGRAVEAGADVLHVDAMDSEGVVADVVEAADDGTFVIANNGVRDRETVREYLDYGADAVSVGRPSDDPTVLDRVRRAIDEYLAAVEGSV; encoded by the coding sequence GTGAGTTTCGACGTCCAGCCACGCCTCGCGCTGGCGAGTCTCTCCGGGCAGTCCGATGTCGCCTGGGCCGCTGCCGGCAGCGAGTACGCTGGCGCGGCGTTTCTCGGGGGAATCGCGCTCGACGGGCCGACCCGCGAGGCCGCCCGCGAGCTGGTCGAGCGCGACCGAACCGAGTTCCTGCCGTCGGATCCGTTCGTCTTCGTCGACGTCCAGTTGGCTGCGCTGGACCCGATAGCGGTGCGCCCGGGCTTCAACGTCCGGGCCAGTTCGGCCCCGCCGATCCGGGAGGCCGCACGGATCTGTGCCAGTCACGATGCGATCATCGAGATCAACGCCCACTGCCGACAGGACGAGATGTGCCGTGCGGGTGCGGGCGAGTCACTCCTTCACGACCCCGCACGACTCGCTGCACAGGTCCGGGCCGCCAGTGAGACGGGCGCGACGGTGAGCGTCAAGGTCCGGACTGAAGTGGACGGTGTCGACTTGCCAGCGGTCGCGGGCCGCGCGGTCGAGGCCGGCGCGGACGTCCTCCACGTCGACGCGATGGACAGCGAGGGCGTCGTTGCTGACGTGGTCGAGGCCGCTGACGACGGAACGTTCGTGATCGCCAACAACGGCGTCCGGGATCGCGAGACGGTCCGGGAGTATCTCGACTACGGCGCTGATGCCGTGAGCGTCGGCCGGCCGAGCGACGATCCGACTGTTCTCGATCGAGTTCGACGGGCCATCGACGAGTACCTCGCGGCGGTGGAGGGGTCGGTATGA